TGATAGAATAAGCTCAATATTAAAATTAGAAACTTCACTATTTATCCCACAAATCTTCAAAACTGATAAATATAAATTTACTTCGCGCCATCATAACTATGTGTTGTTCCTAAATAAAGCAATCCAAAGACCCAATATTACGTAGTCTATTTTAACATTATTTACCATTCATATTATCTAGCTGTATCTTGAGGCCTCTCAAATATATTGACAAATCTCAAGACAACTATTTGACAAAATTGCATAAATTGTGCAAATAACTTTTAGAACGAATTATTATCAACTTTTCTTATGAAAGATCCAAGAATAAATAAACTCGCGCATAATATTATCAATTACTCATGCGCTCTTAAACCTGGTGAAAAAATCTTAATAGAAAACTTCGGACTCCAAAAAGAATTTGTCAATGCCTTGGTGCAGGAAACCTATAAAGCAGGCGCAATTCCTTTTGTAAGCTTAAAGGATGCTCAAGTGGAAAGAGAGTTGAGGCTTGGCGCTACTAAAGAACAATACGAATTGATGGCTTCATATGAATCCAATGTCATGAAAGACATGGACGCATATATAGGTCTAAGGTCAGGCGACAATGTAAGCGAACTGTCAGACGTTCCTTCGGATAAAACAGCCATCTTCAATGACACTGTGTTAAGACAAGTGCATTTTGACATAAGAGTAAACAAAACTAAATGGGTCGTGCTTAGGTTCCCTAACGCTTCCATGGCTCAACTTGCCAATATGTCCACAGAAGCATTCGAAGATTTTTATTTCGATGTTTGCACGCTAGACTATGAGAAGATGGGTGAAGCTATGGAATCATTGGTTGAATTAATGAACAAAACCGACAAAGTTCGCATCACTGGGCCAGGCACGGACTTATCATTCTCCATCAAGGATATTCCTGCTATTAAATGCTGCGGCAAGAGAAATATTCCTGACGGTGAAGTATTTAGCGCACCGGTAAAGGATTCAGTGAATGGAACAATTAGCTATAATGCTCCTTCTCCATACCAAGGTTTCACTTTTGAGAATGTAGTTCTCAAGTTTGAAAACGGCAAAATAGTGGAAGCTACAGCCAATGACACCGAAAGAATCAATAAAATCTTCGACACGGATGAAGGCTCCCGATTTGTAGGTGAATTCGCTATAGGTGTAAACCCGTACATCCTGCACCCTATGGGAGATATTTTATTCGACGAAAAAATCGACGGCAGCTTTCATTTCACTCCAGGACAAGCCTACGAGCAAGCATATAATGGCAACGATTCAAAAGTACATTGGGATCTTGTAAACATTCAAAGAGCAGATTATGGAGGTGGAGAAATCTACTTCGATGACGTACTCATCAGAAAAGACGGAAGATTCGTAATTGAAGAGTTGCAAAAACTGAATCCAGAGAATTTGAAATAGAGATTTAAACCATGCTTATCGCATGGTTTATTTTTTCCTAATCGCAACGATATTTTGAAATGCAAACACTTCGCAAGTTATGCTATGATACTTTTCTATTTTCAACATGCTATCCGGCATTAATCGATAAACATCATAATTTTCAAGCAGTTCATAAAAATCTTTGAAAAACACCTTGCTTACAGTATTCATCTGATCAAACTCAAACTGAATAACATTAATTCTACCGCTATCAATCATCTGTTTTGCTCCAATCAAAACACTTAATTCATGACCTTCTGTGTCTACTTTTAAGAAATCAATTTGCTCTATCCCATTTTCATCGCAATATTCATCCAAAGTAGACAAACTGATATCTATTTCATTAACAGTCCTTGAACTATTTTCACTATGATTAGCAACAACTTCTTTGAATAAAGATGCTTTGGGTGTTCCTTCTTTGTCCCCAATATCAAACAGAGTCAACATTCCTTTATGATCCGACATACCCATGTTATGAAAAGAAATATTATCTCCTTTGATCTGATTTTTTAACCGTTGAAAAGTATCAGGATGAGGTTCAAAAGCATGCAAGCTATCAAAGTCTATATATTCTTGAAGCATTTGAATATATTTCCCCTCATTAGCACCCACATCAAAAATCACTTTGGGAGACATACGGCTCAATACTTTGGAAATAAAATGTCTTTCACCTGTCAGAAAGTGATTTTGATAATTCAATATTCCAAGCCCCTTCATTCCCCATATGACCAAAGCCTTATGAAATCTCGCAAATATTGGTTTGCAGAAAAACCTTAGATAGATCGCAAAAAAAGCATCTTTCATTTAACTAAATATTTTTTTCATTCGATATAATACATAAGATGGAATATGCTTTATCTTATTCCACCAATAATATTTTCTATACGCTTTGTATACTTGCTCATCAAGCTTTTCCAATGGTTTCTCGAACTCAATCTCATCAACTACCTTTGAACTCAACTTGATATTGAAATGCGTCCCAGAGCCATCATCTCCTATAGTTCTAACCATGGATTTAGTACTTATCAAGCACAGTCCGCCACGAAGATAAACCGATGCGTACCAACGTACAGCCCATGAATCAATCACCCCTTTAGCCGCATTATTCAACATTCTGTAAAAATTCATGCTTCGATCAAAATCAAAACGCTTTTTATCAGTAGAGTTGAAACCCTTGATAAGCAAATTCACATCATCTTCATAATATTGCCAAGCTCGCTTCCATGTCCCCCAACCTAATGAATGAGGCAGTTGGCTAAAGCTAACTTCTTGATAACCCACCGGTAAATCCAAAGGCGGAACATAAGCGCTTACATGCAATACTTTTTCATTATCAGCATACTCTTTCAAAGCTCGGTGCATAAATGCCAGAAAACCGGTACTGAAAATCAAATCATCTTCCAATACTACTATGCTTCCATATTCATCCAAAACATCCCTAACTCCGCTAGTCACATTTTTACGAAGTCCCCAATTTACTTCTCTTTCAATGATTTTAATATCAGCATAGCCTTTTTGCAACTTCATCAATCTCCTCACTTCAGCAATTCCTTGCAAATCTTGTTCAGACGCTCCTTCTCTAGGGCCATCAGAATAGACAATCAAAAGAGAGTTTTTTGCTTCTGGATTATTAGCCAATGAATCCAAAGTTCTTTTTGCATGTTCTGGCCTATTGTATGTAAACAAGACCAAAGGCGGATAGCTTTGATTCAATTTATTCTTTTCTCCCATAAATTTTATTTAAAATCATTCGCTCGATATTGCTTAGAAGTTCCTTTAAGTCTATTGACACATTGGTTTTCTTTACCGCTAAGTAAAATAACAAGGAAATGACTAAAGATCTCATTAGAAATTGTAACATAATGGAATCAATATTAATCCAAAGACTAATTAAAGCAATCATTGAAATCAAGGCAAAAGCAATTAACGTATTCTTGTCAAAAGGCCAAACGCTCAATACTCTCTTCAAAAAAATCAATCTAATTGTATTAAGGATCACAACAGACAATAGCGTGGCAAAAGCGGCTCCACTAATACCGTATTGAGGGATAAGCAGGTAATTGAAAAGAAACATGAAGAAGGCTAAAAGCACATTGAACCAATAATTGTATTTATAATATTTAGAAAAATAAAGAAGCTCGCTATTCATGCCAAACAGTAAATCAACAACTTTAGA
The Aureibacter tunicatorum DNA segment above includes these coding regions:
- a CDS encoding glycosyltransferase codes for the protein MGEKNKLNQSYPPLVLFTYNRPEHAKRTLDSLANNPEAKNSLLIVYSDGPREGASEQDLQGIAEVRRLMKLQKGYADIKIIEREVNWGLRKNVTSGVRDVLDEYGSIVVLEDDLIFSTGFLAFMHRALKEYADNEKVLHVSAYVPPLDLPVGYQEVSFSQLPHSLGWGTWKRAWQYYEDDVNLLIKGFNSTDKKRFDFDRSMNFYRMLNNAAKGVIDSWAVRWYASVYLRGGLCLISTKSMVRTIGDDGSGTHFNIKLSSKVVDEIEFEKPLEKLDEQVYKAYRKYYWWNKIKHIPSYVLYRMKKIFS
- a CDS encoding FkbM family methyltransferase, which gives rise to MKDAFFAIYLRFFCKPIFARFHKALVIWGMKGLGILNYQNHFLTGERHFISKVLSRMSPKVIFDVGANEGKYIQMLQEYIDFDSLHAFEPHPDTFQRLKNQIKGDNISFHNMGMSDHKGMLTLFDIGDKEGTPKASLFKEVVANHSENSSRTVNEIDISLSTLDEYCDENGIEQIDFLKVDTEGHELSVLIGAKQMIDSGRINVIQFEFDQMNTVSKVFFKDFYELLENYDVYRLMPDSMLKIEKYHSITCEVFAFQNIVAIRKK
- a CDS encoding aminopeptidase — its product is MKDPRINKLAHNIINYSCALKPGEKILIENFGLQKEFVNALVQETYKAGAIPFVSLKDAQVERELRLGATKEQYELMASYESNVMKDMDAYIGLRSGDNVSELSDVPSDKTAIFNDTVLRQVHFDIRVNKTKWVVLRFPNASMAQLANMSTEAFEDFYFDVCTLDYEKMGEAMESLVELMNKTDKVRITGPGTDLSFSIKDIPAIKCCGKRNIPDGEVFSAPVKDSVNGTISYNAPSPYQGFTFENVVLKFENGKIVEATANDTERINKIFDTDEGSRFVGEFAIGVNPYILHPMGDILFDEKIDGSFHFTPGQAYEQAYNGNDSKVHWDLVNIQRADYGGGEIYFDDVLIRKDGRFVIEELQKLNPENLK